One Nostoc sp. UHCC 0302 DNA window includes the following coding sequences:
- a CDS encoding DUF423 domain-containing protein, with the protein MTQIFLSIAAILGGLSVAAGAFASHALREKITERSLEIFETAARYQMYHALALFLVALLISRTESPPATLIASGWLFIVGIAIFSGSLYALSLSGVKVLGAITPLGGAAFLAGWGALAFAAWNLKF; encoded by the coding sequence ATGACACAAATTTTCTTGAGCATAGCTGCCATTTTAGGCGGTTTGTCTGTTGCCGCTGGAGCCTTTGCTTCTCATGCCTTGCGTGAAAAAATCACTGAGCGATCGCTAGAAATTTTTGAAACCGCCGCTCGCTACCAAATGTATCATGCTTTAGCACTTTTCCTAGTAGCATTATTAATTAGTCGCACCGAATCACCTCCAGCCACTCTCATAGCCAGTGGCTGGCTATTTATCGTCGGCATTGCTATTTTTTCAGGAAGCTTATACGCTCTTAGTTTAAGTGGTGTTAAAGTCTTAGGAGCAATAACACCATTGGGCGGTGCAGCTTTTCTGGCTGGTTGGGGTGCTTTGGCTTTTGCTGCTTGGAATTTGAAGTTTTAA